One region of Zootoca vivipara chromosome 7, rZooViv1.1, whole genome shotgun sequence genomic DNA includes:
- the GUCA1B gene encoding guanylyl cyclase-activating protein 2, with protein MGQRFTNEEGGQVEVDVAELQEWYKKFVVECPSGTLFMHEFKRFFGVQDNREAAEYVENMFRAFDKNGDNTIDFLEYVAALNLVFRGKLEHKLRWTFKIYDKDGNGCIDKPELLEIVESIYRLKQVCQPDEDQGTPRLTPEEVVDRIFQLVDENGDGQLSLDEFLDGARKDKWVMKMLQMDVNPGGWIAEQRRKSL; from the exons ATGGGACAACGCTTCACAAATGAGGAGGGGGGACAAGTTGAGGTCGATGTGGCTGAACTGCAGGAATGGTATAAGAAGTTTGTGGTGGAATGTCCAAGTGGGACTCTTTTCATGCATGAATTCAAGCGGTTCTTCGGAGTACAGGATAATCGGGAGGCAGCGGAATACGTGGAGAACATGTTCAGAGCTTTTGATAAGAATGGG GATAACACCATTGATTTCCTAGAATATGTGGCTGCTCTGAATCTTGTTTTCCGAGGGAAGCTGGAACACAAACTGAGGTGGACGTTCAAAATATATGATAAGGATGGCAACGGCTGCATAGACAAACCTGAGCTCTTAGAAATAGTTGAG TCTATTTACAGGCTTAAGCAAGTATGCCAGCCTGATGAAGATCAAGGAACACCTCGTCTCACTCCAGAAGAAGTTGTGGACAGGATATTTCAGTTAGTGGATGAGAATGGAGATG GGCAGCTTTCTCTGGATGAATTCCTTGACGGGGCCCGGAAAGACAAGTGGGTGATGAAGATGCTACAAATGGATGTGAACCCAGGAGGATGGATTgctgagcagaggaggaaatcTCTGTGA